The following proteins come from a genomic window of Streptomyces sp. GS7:
- a CDS encoding UDP-N-acetylmuramate dehydrogenase, protein MEQERHVATVVDNAPLAPLTTFRLGGPATRLVTATTDEEVIAAVRAADDTGTPLLVIGGGSNLVIGDKGFDGTALHIATRGFRLDGTALELAAGENWSDAVAHTVEAGLAGVECLAGIPGSAGATPIQNVGAYGQDVSATITEVVAYDRRARETVTLTNDACAFSYRHSRFKQHPDRFVVLRVRFALEDAGGLSAPLKYAETARALGVAPGDRVPAAAARETVLALRAGKGMVLDPADHDTWSAGSFFTNPILTEAEHAAFLRRVGDRLGPDAAPPAFPDGDGRVKTSAAWLIDRAGFTKGYGSGPARISTKHTLALTNRGEATTEDLLALAREVRDGVRAAFGVTLVNEPVTVGVSL, encoded by the coding sequence CTGGAACAGGAACGACACGTCGCGACCGTAGTAGACAACGCCCCCCTCGCCCCGCTGACCACCTTCCGGCTCGGCGGACCGGCGACCCGCCTCGTCACGGCCACCACGGACGAGGAGGTCATCGCCGCCGTCCGCGCGGCCGACGACACCGGCACCCCGCTGCTGGTCATCGGTGGCGGCAGCAACCTCGTCATCGGCGACAAGGGCTTCGACGGCACCGCCCTGCACATCGCCACCCGCGGCTTCCGGCTGGACGGCACGGCCCTGGAACTCGCCGCGGGCGAGAACTGGTCCGACGCCGTCGCGCACACCGTCGAGGCCGGACTCGCGGGCGTGGAGTGCCTGGCCGGCATCCCCGGCTCGGCCGGCGCCACCCCGATCCAGAACGTCGGCGCCTACGGCCAGGACGTCTCCGCCACCATCACCGAGGTCGTCGCCTACGACCGCCGCGCCCGCGAGACGGTCACGCTCACCAACGACGCGTGCGCCTTCTCATACCGCCACAGCCGCTTCAAGCAGCACCCCGACCGGTTCGTCGTCCTGCGGGTGCGCTTCGCCCTGGAGGACGCGGGCGGCCTCTCCGCGCCGCTGAAGTACGCCGAGACGGCCCGCGCCCTCGGCGTCGCGCCCGGAGACCGGGTCCCGGCCGCGGCCGCCCGTGAGACCGTCCTGGCGCTCCGCGCCGGCAAGGGCATGGTGCTGGACCCCGCGGACCACGACACCTGGTCGGCCGGCTCCTTCTTCACCAACCCGATCCTCACCGAGGCCGAGCACGCCGCCTTCCTCCGGCGCGTCGGGGACCGCCTCGGCCCGGACGCCGCGCCGCCCGCCTTCCCCGACGGCGACGGCCGGGTGAAGACCTCCGCGGCCTGGCTCATCGACCGGGCCGGCTTCACCAAGGGCTACGGCAGCGGCCCCGCCCGGATCTCCACCAAGCACACCCTCGCCCTCACCAACCGCGGCGAGGCCACCACCGAGGACCTGCTCGCCCTGGCCCGCGAGGTCCGCGACGGCGTCCGGGCCGCCTTCGGCGTCACCCTCGTCAACGAACCGGTGACGGTCGGCGTCAGCCTGTAG
- a CDS encoding amidohydrolase family protein: protein MSDSSSPQPQPQPQPGKSGGAGRYARSESGALVLCGARLADGRTVDVRLGGGRIEAVGTAGSLAPQGARVDLAGYLLLPAPAEPHAHCDTALTADSDGPASDSAEDVQRRTTEAALLQLGHGATASRSHVRVGDVQGLRSLEAVLQARRSLRGLADLAAVAVPRVLTGVAGADGLAMLHDAVKMGATVIGGCPDLDPDPAGYVETVLEVAGEHGCPVDLHTDGDDPARLARFAAMSGGLRPGVAIGPCAGMARMPRSVAARVAEQLAAADVAVVCLPQGDCTGLERFGSRVSRPAPVRLLRAAGVRVAAGSGALRDVANPVGRGDPLEAAYLLASLGEATPEAAYETVSAAARATLGLPEVRVEAGFPAELLAVRGERIAGVLSLAYSRIVVHRGRVVARTSAVREYCDSAVDVALELPRQSQR, encoded by the coding sequence ATGTCCGACAGCAGTTCACCGCAGCCCCAGCCCCAACCGCAGCCGGGAAAGTCCGGAGGCGCCGGCCGGTACGCCAGGTCGGAATCCGGCGCTCTCGTACTGTGCGGGGCCCGGCTCGCCGACGGCCGCACCGTGGACGTACGGCTGGGCGGCGGGCGCATCGAGGCGGTGGGCACGGCCGGCAGCCTCGCCCCGCAGGGCGCCCGGGTGGACCTCGCCGGCTATCTGCTGCTCCCGGCCCCCGCCGAGCCGCACGCGCACTGCGACACGGCCCTGACGGCCGACTCCGACGGCCCCGCCTCCGACTCCGCCGAGGACGTCCAGCGCCGTACGACCGAGGCGGCGCTGCTCCAGCTCGGGCACGGGGCGACCGCCTCCCGGAGCCACGTCCGGGTCGGCGACGTCCAGGGGCTGCGGTCGCTGGAGGCGGTGCTCCAGGCCCGCAGGTCGCTGCGCGGGCTGGCGGACCTGGCGGCGGTGGCGGTGCCGCGGGTGCTGACCGGGGTGGCCGGCGCGGACGGGCTGGCGATGCTGCACGACGCCGTGAAGATGGGCGCCACGGTCATCGGGGGCTGCCCGGACCTCGATCCCGATCCGGCCGGGTACGTCGAGACGGTCCTGGAGGTGGCCGGCGAGCACGGCTGCCCGGTGGACCTGCACACCGACGGGGACGATCCGGCGCGGCTGGCGCGGTTCGCGGCGATGTCCGGCGGGCTGCGGCCGGGGGTGGCCATCGGGCCGTGCGCCGGGATGGCGCGGATGCCGCGGAGTGTGGCGGCCCGGGTCGCGGAGCAGCTGGCCGCCGCGGACGTCGCGGTGGTGTGCCTGCCGCAGGGCGACTGCACGGGTCTGGAGCGGTTCGGCTCGCGGGTGTCGCGGCCGGCGCCCGTACGGCTGCTGCGGGCGGCCGGTGTGCGGGTGGCGGCGGGCAGCGGGGCGCTGCGGGACGTGGCGAACCCGGTGGGGCGCGGGGACCCGCTGGAGGCCGCGTATCTGCTGGCGTCCCTCGGGGAGGCCACGCCGGAGGCCGCGTACGAGACGGTGAGCGCGGCCGCGCGGGCGACGCTGGGGCTGCCGGAGGTGCGGGTGGAGGCGGGCTTTCCGGCGGAGCTGCTGGCGGTGCGCGGGGAGCGGATCGCCGGGGTGCTCTCGCTGGCGTACAGCCGGATCGTGGTGCACCGGGGGCGGGTTGTGGCCCGGACCAGCGCGGTGCGCGAGTACTGCGACTCGGCGGTGGACGTGGCGCTGGAGCTGCCCCGGCAGTCGCAGCGCTGA
- a CDS encoding YajQ family cyclic di-GMP-binding protein, with protein MADSSFDIVSKVERQEVDNALNQAAKEISQRYDFKGVDASIAWSGEKIEMRANAEERVKAVLDIFQSKLVKRGISLKALDAGEPQASGKEYKIVASIEEGISQENAKKVAKIIRDEGPKGVKAQVQGDELRVSSKSRDDLQSVQQLLKGKDLDFAIQFVNYR; from the coding sequence ATGGCCGACTCCAGTTTCGACATCGTCTCGAAGGTCGAGCGGCAGGAGGTCGACAACGCCCTCAACCAGGCCGCCAAGGAGATCTCGCAGCGCTACGACTTCAAGGGCGTGGACGCGTCGATCGCGTGGTCGGGCGAGAAGATCGAAATGCGCGCCAACGCCGAGGAGCGGGTGAAGGCCGTACTGGACATCTTCCAGTCCAAGCTGGTCAAGCGCGGGATCTCGCTGAAGGCCCTGGACGCCGGCGAGCCGCAGGCGTCGGGCAAGGAGTACAAGATCGTCGCCTCGATCGAGGAGGGGATCTCGCAGGAGAACGCGAAGAAGGTCGCCAAGATCATCCGCGACGAGGGCCCGAAGGGCGTCAAGGCGCAGGTGCAGGGCGACGAGCTGCGGGTCAGCTCCAAGAGCCGCGACGACCTCCAGTCGGTGCAGCAGCTGCTGAAGGGCAAGGACCTGGACTTCGCGATTCAGTTTGTGAACTACCGCTGA
- a CDS encoding NAD(P)H-binding protein codes for MRIVIAGGHGQIALRLERLLHARGDEVAGIVRRPEQAGDLLAAGAEPVVCDLESASVGDVARHLEGADAAVFAAGAGPGSGAERKDSVDRGAAALFADAAEAAGVRRFVVVSSMGADREPPEGTDPVFAAYLRAKGAADADVRARAGLDWTILRPGRLTDDPGTGQVTLADATGRGPVSRDDVAAVLVALLDEPGTSGRTLELIDGDVPAVEAVRNVAAH; via the coding sequence ATGCGCATTGTCATCGCAGGTGGACATGGTCAGATCGCGCTGCGGCTGGAGCGGTTGCTGCATGCGCGCGGGGACGAGGTCGCCGGGATCGTCCGGCGGCCGGAACAGGCCGGCGACTTGCTGGCCGCGGGTGCCGAACCGGTCGTCTGCGACCTGGAGTCGGCGTCGGTGGGCGATGTCGCCCGGCATCTGGAGGGAGCGGACGCGGCGGTCTTCGCGGCGGGCGCCGGGCCGGGCAGCGGCGCCGAACGCAAGGACAGCGTGGACCGGGGCGCCGCGGCGCTCTTCGCGGACGCGGCCGAGGCGGCCGGGGTACGGCGCTTCGTGGTCGTCTCGTCGATGGGCGCGGACCGCGAGCCCCCGGAGGGCACCGACCCGGTCTTCGCGGCGTACCTGCGGGCGAAGGGCGCCGCGGACGCGGACGTACGGGCCCGCGCCGGGCTGGACTGGACGATCCTGCGGCCCGGCCGCCTCACCGACGACCCCGGTACGGGCCAGGTGACGCTGGCCGACGCGACCGGGCGCGGGCCGGTGTCGCGGGACGACGTGGCGGCCGTGCTGGTGGCGCTGCTGGACGAACCGGGCACGAGCGGGCGGACGTTGGAGCTGATCGACGGGGACGTGCCGGCGGTCGAGGCGGTGCGGAACGTGGCGGCGCACTGA
- a CDS encoding MaoC family dehydratase N-terminal domain-containing protein, whose amino-acid sequence MALDQSFVGRTYPPTDPYEVGREKIREFTEAIGDGNPAYTDTEAAKALGHPDVIAPPTFVFAITFKAAGQVVEDPQLGLDYSRVVHGDQKFAYNRPVRAGDRLTVTSTIEAVKTMAGNDIVDIRGEVHDEAGEHVVTAFTKLVARRAEEA is encoded by the coding sequence ATGGCGCTCGACCAGTCTTTTGTCGGACGCACGTACCCGCCCACCGACCCGTACGAGGTCGGCCGGGAAAAGATCCGCGAATTCACCGAGGCGATCGGTGACGGCAACCCCGCTTACACGGACACCGAGGCAGCCAAGGCGCTCGGCCACCCCGATGTGATCGCGCCGCCGACCTTTGTGTTCGCCATCACGTTCAAGGCCGCGGGTCAGGTCGTGGAGGACCCGCAACTGGGGCTGGATTACAGCCGGGTGGTGCACGGTGACCAGAAGTTCGCCTACAACCGGCCGGTGCGCGCCGGGGACCGGCTGACCGTCACCTCCACCATCGAGGCCGTCAAGACCATGGCCGGCAACGACATCGTCGACATCCGCGGCGAGGTGCACGACGAGGCGGGCGAGCACGTGGTGACCGCCTTCACCAAACTCGTCGCCCGGCGCGCTGAGGAGGCGTGA
- a CDS encoding MaoC family dehydratase has translation MTAKISYDDVEVGTELPAQSFPVSRATLVRYAGASGDFNPIHWNEKFAKEVGLPDVIAHGMFTMASAIRVVTDWVGDPGAVAEYGVRFTKPVVVPNDENGALIEVSAKVAAKLDDDARTVRVDLLATSAGQKVLGMSRAVVRLA, from the coding sequence ATGACCGCGAAGATTTCCTACGACGACGTCGAGGTCGGCACCGAACTCCCGGCGCAGTCCTTCCCCGTGAGCCGCGCCACGCTCGTCCGGTACGCCGGCGCCTCCGGTGACTTCAACCCGATCCACTGGAACGAGAAGTTCGCCAAGGAGGTCGGCCTCCCGGACGTCATCGCCCACGGCATGTTCACCATGGCCTCGGCGATCCGGGTGGTCACCGACTGGGTCGGCGACCCCGGCGCGGTCGCCGAGTACGGCGTGCGCTTCACCAAGCCCGTCGTCGTCCCGAACGACGAGAACGGCGCGCTGATCGAGGTCAGCGCCAAGGTCGCCGCCAAGCTGGACGACGACGCCCGCACGGTCCGCGTCGACCTCCTCGCGACGAGCGCGGGCCAGAAGGTGCTGGGCATGTCCCGCGCCGTGGTCCGCCTCGCCTGA
- a CDS encoding adenosine deaminase encodes MKRVRDLRQLPKAHLHLHFTGSMRPATLLDLADKYGVHLPDALRGGEPPRLRATDERGWFRFQRLYDIARSCLRSPEDIQRLVREAAEEDVRDGSHWLEIQVDPTSYAPRLGGLIPALEIILDAVRRASRDTGLGIRVLVAANRMKHPLDARTLARLAVRYADRGVVGFGLSNDERRGFARDFDRAFAIARDGGLLAAPHGGELSGPASVRDCLDDLHAGRIGHGVRAAEDPVLLRRLAARGVTCEVCPASNVALGVYEKPEDVPLRTFYEAGVPMALGADDPLLFGARLAAQYEIARGAHGFTDAELAELARQSVRASRAPQDVRQRLLADIDAWLAAPPPQEPPGPSAQARPGCSTG; translated from the coding sequence ATGAAGCGTGTTCGTGATCTGCGTCAACTGCCGAAGGCCCACCTGCACCTGCACTTCACCGGCTCGATGCGGCCGGCGACCCTGCTCGATCTCGCCGACAAGTACGGCGTCCACCTGCCCGACGCGCTCAGGGGCGGTGAGCCGCCCCGGCTGAGGGCCACGGACGAGCGCGGCTGGTTCCGCTTCCAGCGGCTCTACGACATCGCGCGGTCGTGCCTGCGGTCCCCCGAGGACATCCAGCGGCTGGTGCGCGAGGCCGCCGAGGAGGACGTCCGGGACGGGTCGCACTGGCTGGAGATCCAGGTCGACCCGACCTCGTACGCCCCGCGGCTGGGCGGGCTGATCCCCGCGCTGGAGATCATCCTGGACGCGGTGCGGCGCGCCTCCCGCGACACCGGGCTGGGCATCCGCGTGCTGGTCGCCGCGAACCGCATGAAGCACCCCCTGGACGCCCGCACGCTGGCCCGGCTCGCGGTGCGCTACGCCGACCGCGGCGTGGTCGGCTTCGGGCTGTCCAACGACGAACGCCGGGGTTTCGCCCGGGACTTCGACCGGGCCTTCGCCATCGCCCGGGACGGCGGTCTGCTGGCGGCCCCGCACGGCGGCGAGCTGTCGGGGCCGGCGAGCGTACGGGACTGCCTGGACGATCTGCACGCCGGGCGGATCGGGCACGGCGTACGGGCCGCGGAGGATCCCGTGCTGCTGCGGCGGCTGGCCGCGCGCGGGGTGACCTGCGAGGTGTGCCCGGCGTCGAACGTGGCGCTGGGCGTCTACGAGAAGCCGGAGGACGTACCGCTGCGGACGTTCTACGAGGCGGGGGTGCCGATGGCGCTGGGCGCGGACGATCCGCTGCTGTTCGGCGCGCGGCTGGCCGCGCAGTACGAGATCGCCCGCGGTGCGCACGGCTTCACGGACGCCGAGCTGGCCGAGCTGGCCCGGCAGTCCGTACGCGCCTCCCGCGCCCCCCAGGACGTCCGGCAGCGGCTCCTGGCGGACATCGACGCCTGGCTGGCCGCCCCGCCGCCGCAGGAGCCCCCGGGCCCGTCCGCGCAGGCCCGCCCCGGCTGCTCTACAGGCTGA
- a CDS encoding quinone oxidoreductase family protein, with amino-acid sequence MRRVRYYEYGDPDVLTVEEADIPAPGPGEVLIRTEAIGANYVDTQMRRGPAALSVFRRPLPGKVTGDVVGTVEAVGPGGDPGRVGQRVAALTEDAFADHAVADAQWLAPVPAGLDPGMASMLPMGAPVALRALRTGRLAEGETVLIHSAAGGIGHLAVQLAGLLGAGTVIATVGSPAKADFVRSLGADVAVDYSAADWPDRVRAAAPRGVDVVLDSVGGEVLRRSLDVLAPFGRAVVYGVAAGELLDVPVTGLFGLKTVAGFSLLAWRAAAPERARAEMTELAGHASAGRLRTAVHATFPLTEAPAVHRLFEERTHLGRILVLP; translated from the coding sequence ATGCGACGCGTCCGCTACTACGAGTACGGCGACCCCGACGTCCTGACGGTCGAGGAGGCCGACATCCCCGCCCCGGGCCCCGGCGAGGTGCTCATCAGGACCGAGGCGATCGGGGCCAACTACGTGGACACCCAGATGCGGCGCGGCCCGGCCGCCCTGTCCGTCTTCCGGCGCCCGCTGCCCGGCAAGGTCACCGGCGATGTGGTCGGCACCGTCGAAGCCGTCGGCCCCGGAGGCGACCCGGGGCGGGTCGGGCAGCGGGTCGCGGCGCTGACCGAGGACGCGTTCGCCGACCACGCCGTCGCCGACGCGCAGTGGCTCGCCCCGGTGCCCGCCGGACTCGACCCCGGTATGGCCAGCATGCTGCCCATGGGCGCCCCGGTCGCCCTGCGGGCGCTGCGCACCGGCCGCCTCGCCGAGGGGGAGACCGTCCTGATCCACTCCGCCGCCGGCGGCATCGGCCATCTCGCGGTCCAGCTCGCCGGGCTCCTCGGCGCCGGCACCGTCATCGCCACCGTCGGCTCACCGGCCAAGGCCGACTTCGTCCGCTCCCTGGGCGCCGACGTCGCCGTCGACTACTCGGCCGCCGACTGGCCCGACCGGGTCCGCGCCGCCGCGCCGAGGGGCGTCGACGTCGTCCTGGACTCCGTCGGCGGCGAGGTCCTGCGGCGGAGCCTGGACGTCCTCGCGCCGTTCGGCCGCGCCGTCGTCTACGGAGTCGCCGCGGGCGAACTGCTCGACGTCCCGGTGACCGGGCTGTTCGGCCTGAAGACGGTGGCCGGGTTCTCGCTGCTCGCCTGGCGCGCGGCGGCCCCCGAACGGGCCCGCGCGGAGATGACCGAACTGGCCGGCCACGCGTCCGCCGGGCGGCTGCGCACCGCCGTGCACGCCACCTTCCCGCTCACCGAGGCGCCCGCCGTGCACCGGCTCTTCGAGGAGCGGACCCACCTCGGCCGGATCCTCGTCCTCCCGTAG
- a CDS encoding TetR/AcrR family transcriptional regulator, with protein MTQGRPERADAVRNRRAILLATEELLAHHRPEKISMEQVAAAAGVGKGTVFHRFGNRMGLMRALMEERAHTLREAVTDGPPPLGPGTCPRERLLAFLDATVDVIARNKGLLAALGHAVTTSQQPPDERPGTHPVHAFWHAHISTLIAAQRPDLDADLLAHLLLGGLQSDAVLRLLERGESARLAASLRTLVTATLDAPPAADTEARTGA; from the coding sequence ATGACACAAGGCCGTCCCGAACGCGCCGACGCGGTACGCAACCGGCGCGCCATCCTGCTGGCGACCGAGGAGCTGCTTGCTCACCACCGCCCCGAGAAGATCTCGATGGAGCAGGTCGCGGCGGCGGCCGGCGTCGGCAAGGGGACGGTGTTCCACCGCTTCGGCAACCGCATGGGGCTGATGCGGGCCCTGATGGAGGAACGGGCCCACACACTGCGCGAGGCGGTCACCGACGGCCCGCCCCCGCTGGGCCCGGGCACCTGCCCACGCGAGCGGCTGCTGGCCTTCCTGGACGCCACCGTCGACGTCATCGCCCGCAACAAGGGCCTGCTGGCCGCCCTCGGCCATGCCGTGACGACCTCCCAGCAGCCCCCGGACGAGCGACCCGGCACCCACCCCGTCCACGCGTTCTGGCACGCCCACATCAGCACGCTGATCGCCGCCCAGCGCCCCGACCTGGACGCCGACCTGCTGGCCCACCTCCTCCTCGGCGGCCTGCAGAGCGACGCGGTGCTGCGCCTGCTGGAGCGGGGCGAGAGCGCCCGCCTGGCGGCCTCGCTGCGCACCCTGGTGACCGCCACGCTCGACGCCCCGCCGGCCGCGGACACGGAAGCCCGCACGGGGGCGTGA
- the rpmG gene encoding 50S ribosomal protein L33, whose product MAATDVRPKITLACVECKERNYITKKNRRNDPDRLEMKKHCPRCNSHTAHRETR is encoded by the coding sequence GTGGCTGCCACCGACGTCCGCCCGAAGATCACGCTGGCCTGCGTGGAGTGCAAGGAGCGGAACTACATCACCAAGAAGAACCGGCGTAACGACCCGGACCGTCTTGAGATGAAGAAGCACTGCCCTCGTTGCAACTCGCACACCGCGCACCGCGAGACGCGATAA